ATTAATATTGATCCATTGTTTATTGAAAACAAATATTGATCCATTGTGTCTTTCACCTTTCAGATGGCTCAATTGCCCGAGGGCATAACTGAATTACTGCATCATGACAATTTGACTGTACCCTTGGTATGTTTTTGGAAGTTTATTAATGAAATTGCTGAAGTAATATTACTAGTTGTTTgatataatgttattttttttgcagaTGAAGTGTCAAAATGTAATAATTCTCAGTGCAACGGATATTTCGGAGATGGAAAATCAATGGGACTGTTTGATTGAATTAACAAAGTCTAGTGACCTACTAACATTGCTGGAACCATACATATCAAAGCACGTGACAACTAATTTATCAGATGTATGTATCAGCCGTCATATATTATGATACATCTGTCATAACTCCATTCCCTTTGGTTTGAAAATAGTGTTTTCAAATGGCTGATGGCGGATTATGGTGGCTGGCACGAAATCCGCCATGACATAATTACCATGGCAGAAATTTGAAACTGCTTGAATACAGCTTGatgtttttcttgtttataCATCAGAAACATGACTTGattaatactccctctagtctcatatataagcaaatattcatttttcagattcattgaataactgatatataccagatacatcagttattcaatgaacctcaaaaaataatctttgcttatatatgaggcCGGAGGAAGGATTCCTTATGGACTCATCTGAAATCCATTGGTTATTAAATTTGCAGGTTGAAGTTGCTCCACGTCTGTCAAAGCTTTGTCTTGAATTTCCAGACCTTTGTATTGGTATGAAGTTTATGAATTGTTGGTTTTACCAATATATGATTTGATATCcacctttttttaatttttctttctttgcaaCATCAAGGGTGTTACCGCAAATCCAGAGACGGATCTGTCATAATAAGTTTCAAAGGAAAGGTATAACTAAATTTCCACATTCTAGTCATAGTTTTGAAAATAAAGTAATGTAAATTTCTCCGCTAAGCCATTCTAGTGTTGTTACAGGACCTAACACGCCTTGAATCAGCTATAAGCGCATTACAAAAGAAGTTTAAATCTGGTGCTTTCACAGAGACGAAGTAGCATGATTGATATCTACATGCATTGACATGTCATGGTGCATTACAAATATAAGATGCAAAGTGATAAAAATGGACAAGGAAGAAAATCAAGGGTGCTATTATCATTACAAAAGGAAGAAAAATGGTACAAACAAGTGGCTGAAGCTTCAATATTCACAACACTTTTATCTCCTTCAAGGAGCTTGATTATTATTGaatgatgattattatctcaatTTACAGCACCAGTTTACAAATACACATGATTTTTCATTGAAAACACACCAGTTGAACCTTTTAAGTTGGCAGCATTATTTACACTATCAGATTTATGGCTACTTTTTACCTGATTTTGATGTTGATTGAAGGAGTAACTGTGTATGACCCACTTAAGCCAATTTATTACTGAGATATGGTTTGCCCAAAGGAGTAAGCCATTTAATGTATGAACCacttttgaccatatttttttaactattcATTACCGAGGCACTTAGCGTTTGGTaatacaaataagctagcttatagtttattatattagcttataagtttatttcataaaattaaagatgtttggtaacaagttttttcagtagcttatagttttttttagatgctatttcaagtagcatttgagttATAGCTTATAGTAGTAGCTTTTTACCGTTCATTCcaattttaaccttattattttaatttattatttctttatttattttttaaataaaaaaccaccCACTTACAAAAATAACTATCCACTCATATAAAATAATCATATACTTTTATATCATGTTGTACTTGCAACAACTAAATTTACCTAATACTTAATttcattttactaatttttcagCTATTGATTAAAAGttaacttatcagctatcaagtagcttataacttaatttaattttacataCGAGAGCCTAatgtattgaatttttttgacaatctcATAAAGGAATTTACTGAGATGAATGAATTTGTATATGATAAAGATAAATAAGATGGTTTAAAACATGAACAATATATAATCTTATTTGTGTAATCTTGACAACACTGTGGCCATACATtagtatttattaaatttattctttaagTTCCAACATAATAACTTACAtgctttgcttcaaaaaaaaaaaaaaaacttacatgcttataaataacatataattaattttcaacTTAATCAGTCGGTTCACAGATACAAATGTACAAACGGCACTTGGTTATATATCCCTTgtaacatttattttctttacaATCATCATCAGTAAAGCAAAATGAACTATCTGTGATGTCAAATAAGAGTAAAGGAATTTATTAAAAACAGATTAACGATTATGTATATGATAAAGAAGTTAGTCTAAAATAGGTGTTTGAAAAAGAACTTACCATAACTGGTTACAAGAGcaattagagaaaaaataataattaaaacatGAATGAATTTGAGagttttattcatatttttcctCCTTTGCatacataataaataaaatttagttgATCACTTTATAAGCAATTTTTTTATCACTTGCTCAATTGCAAGAAGTTATTCATAAATTTAGAATTATTTAACTGTCTTTTACATACATCAATGATGTTACGTGTatctttttttagttaaaatctCATGAAAATTTAGATGATCATTAgaagtcattaattttttttaataaagttttatttatatttttaatttctcttttagCCTTTTCAAGAAAACAAGAGAAACtttttaaaagagaaataatagttttaatagctgaaaaaaataattgtagaaACCAATCAGAGTTGGATCTAGTAAAGATTCTCATAATATGGTGAATCAATATTCgatttttggctttcaccaccagtttagtCTGAtttgggggtcagttctggcgtCAAATGGTTTCAgctccctcccgatcgcagttgcggggatctaaccgtgatcctccctaccaagttcagcgccaatcaccactgaaccaactaacgattggttcaATATTCGAATTCTAGATGGAAGAGGTATCTAAATTTAATGCCGATAATGTCTTAAATAAGATTACCTCTAATGAAAGAAatatgtgaaacaaaaaataataaaagctgTAGAAATATTCCATCTAAGAgagcaaaaatataaatttcctacggtaaattttataataaaattttcttaactcccacttaaaaaataaattaggaaaagggagattttaattaattaacgtgATATTAATAGTCATTTAACAATCATTGCCTGAGGCTCAATCACCATCTCAAGCTTCCAATGAGAGGGGTAAGTCATTGCCACCTTCATCACATCCATGTGTTGTCATTGCCACCTTCATCAATCGCCTTAAGATGAAGGATTAACATGTTCAAGTGTCACATATTTATAGATAGGCAAACCAAGTTGATGATTGAATTGCGGATTATACTCTCTTAATATTTATGGGTTCCCTTATTCTTAACCATCAGCCTCCATGATGTGTGAACCTTCTTTGGTAGGATGTTGCCAATGTTTTCTTTAATCGTCGTGTTCGTTTGTAATTTAGCCTAACGACCTCCCTTttagcaaaataaaataaatcattccACAAAGAAATTTaaacaatttgaactttgtacTTGAGATTACAAAATTAAGTTTTTACTATTGAACTATCATCTCAAATTCTCAATTGTATCTTAATTCCGCTCGGAAATGATAGTTACAGCGAATGATTTTATCACGAACACATCGCGAACGAGACGTGGCAAACTATTGAAAGTGACTTAGCATCCTTCCTACCATGTTTTCCGCacaacaaagagtttaattgGTTACCAAAATTTCGTGATTCATTCGTGGGACAATTTTTCGCTTGATATAGCAGTCCTCGATCcgcttattatttttttaaggaaaatgtaattttattacCAGTCAATTTTTTTACCACTATACTAAACTTAGTGCCTTATATAATAAGGTAGTTGATGAGTAGTTTATAAGCACATATGAATAAATAGACTTGTTTGTtaacattcatttttcttatgAGTTTAAAGTCCTTCTTTActagataatattttttataagctacttCATGTAGTTTATAGCTtaaaatttgtcatttttttttcttttcaatcacGGTCatcttaattgaaaaaaaataaatatcaattaaacatatatttcttatgttattttatattattatttataagttagttGAAATACTATAAATTTAATCAGCTAACTTATTTGTTATCTAACTATCCTCTATTTTTAACAAAGTGAACTTAAGTGAAGAGGCAACAATCCAAATAAATTACTcctttcattattatttgaCCCCACGTATTgaaatttctggatccgtctAATAGCATgcggctagaaatttcactttaaaggtgaataagtgaagtgtcagAGATTTGAACTCAGACTTCTGTATAATATATGCGATGTCCCGATCAACTGAGATAAAATCTTATATCTCAGTTTTCTTTGTAATCAgctattattaatatattattatagaaaaacatttttccttttctttgtaAATCTATTAACATTTTTCCTTTATGAttgttctattttattttcatttcatttaagTTGTTTATTTATTGCTTCATCTATGTATTGGTTGGTTAATTGCTAGTAATTGTTTAACAGTACTCTTAAGAAActataaaagtaattttaagTATTTTGGCATTGTATTTCTTTAATAATACTttctccatatttttttataggagacatttttctttttaaaagaaCCAATATTAATGGACTGTATAATGATTTAAaacttatctttaaaatatcaatttctagtatgaaaaaaaaaggttatagCTTAAATAGAAAACTTATGTTTGATTATGTAATTGGACATTCCTGGTCAAACTGGAACACCCCTTAAGACTATTATTAATTGCATGATATCACATTTGCAATAGTACACTAATTTTGGAGACAATTTTCAAAGAGAGTTtataatggaaaaaaaaaaaagtaatcatACGAATTAACAAACCATATTCATATAATAAGCAAGAATGTTACTAAAAATATATCCCTAAATCAGACATTTGTGGAGTCTTGTTGGTTCAAACGCTTTAGCCTTCTATAAGTATAAGTAGTATAAACATGCAGtaataaaatgcattttttttttaaataaactaaaagTATTTAGACATCAAAAAATGAGTAGAAAACTCAACTGTGTTGTTGGCACCCATAAACACCATCATCCCCTACATATAtatagctcataataatatataaataaatagaaaggaaaaaatatGTACATGGGCGGTTAAACCTTATCCCAAAAATATTGTGCATAACTTGAACAATAATCTTTATATGTCAAACTTGTACGACACTAATTAAAATGATACACATTGGGGCGGTAAACAAGTACTCTCTCCCTGTttctttttaagtgtcgtttttcATTACTGCACATATGTCAATGTACAATTGATcgttaatatatttaattatctttataaaaattatgaaaatatttattgagacaaattaaacaatatttttatttgataacattttttttttatatattaataaaaaattatagtcaAAATAGATTATGTAAATAGTGCACATGGTCAAACTGTGATACTTAAAAAAAGTGGAGAAAGTactatttattaaatttattttttaagtactaAACCAACATCATAACTTacaagaaaaatatatgtttataaataataCTTCTTccgattttatatataagtaaattttcatttttttaagttcatttaataattgatgtatttagtctataatacTGACTatatacatttaatttttaaataaatttaaaaagtgaaaaattatttatatataaaatgggAGAGGAAGTATAGAGCTTTCATAGCTTAATTGTCATTATGCTTATTCTCGCAGAGGCACAAAAACAAACGACAATTCATAACAAAAGGAGGACTGtgacatatatttttgtcacAATCATCCGTAGTATAGCAGAACAATTTATCTGTTAggtcaaataaaaataaaaaaatgttactaaaaaagaaatgaatgattatgtatatgataaaaaaataatttaaaataggtGTACAAAACAACTTACTGCTAGATACAAGAAcaattaaagaaagaaagatcATCAATACATGAAcgaatttaaaaatttcagccatatttttcttttcatatattaaataagaaaattggttgatcattttataaataaaaccCCATCCACTTTAATAAGCTTCAATTTAATATTGTTAGTACGTACTTACATACAGTTGGAACaaataattcataaattaattaataattatttaagtaCGTACCTTTTAATTTAGGCATATATGTCAGTGTGTTGCGTATATATTTTTAACTTACTCAATTGACCAATTAACCTTAGGAAAATCTCAAATGAAACTTTTGATAATCATCAGAGGTCATTCGTTTTTGTTTATTGAAGTTTCATTATATATGGagtatttttctttctcttttggcCTTTCAagaccgattttttttttttagataaataataaattgaacGATGGAAAAAAATAGGTGCTGCAAATGATAGGTGATGATtatggggtgccaacatagttgagatgtcataattatcatgtgatacctatgcacgctaatgttttatatataaaaaaaaaagaacgatggaaaaaaataaattgaacgaTGGAAAAAAATAGTTATAGATGAAATGCGTTTGTAGCTAATTGATATGCTACCAATTAGCTACAAACGCAGTCGTTAGGGacgaaaatcaacaaaatttgcACATTTAGGaactttttttgtaaaaaaaaaacgcgTAGACGAATGTGATATTTAAACCTATAATAAATGGAAAATTCCAGCCATAATTTCTCCAAGTGGTACGTCAATTTCCTCATCATACATTAAATCTCTCCGATGTTTTGACAAAGTTTTAAGATCCTTTGAGCGAGGGCTAATTAAGGAACCTAGTTGGTTTAAGAAGTTTACGTGGATTTTCAATAGAGTCTTGTTAACATGTACCCTtataagatataccaaaatagaaattcaacatttaatgatacaagaaatttaatgtttcaaaagttaaaatacacaaattagtGCACCCGGTACACtagttaaacacataaataaggaaattttgtcttgaaactcgtgcattcaatgcattgaaagtgtaaaaagttatttttatcaacattaactttatgttttatttctatttttggtatgcttaacaagtgcaccgggtgcactgtttaacatgacccttttttttttttcttctttcaaataCTTGAACcaaaagaagatgatgaagaacatgatGAACATTGCACATAAATTCCAAAGCATGTGTGGGCACACTAaactttaggttcgattcgccCCATCGGTTTATGTAAACCGGATGCAAATGGGTTCATCGACATACTTTGAAACCTTGACATAGATACTTTGAAACCTTGACATGGATTGCACGCACATATCAAACATATCAATCAATGATAGTTTACAAAATAAAGTTCCTTCATTGATTCTTGTGCACtagagaaaaaaagaaattattctGAGATATTTTAGACAGAATTTAGACTCATGTGAACATGAATCTGTTGATTTTCTGATTTATTTGGATGATTTTTCTGCCTCATGAgtatctctatttatagagaaattTGTATCTTTTGGGGAAGAAAAATAACTCTTGAAGAGTTTCTACAATGACTTTTGAGAACCAAGTGATACAATGTATCAAACTAATGGTGTTAATTCAACCATTGTagcattccaaaaatatattttggaaattctCTCACAGATTCATCATTAACCTCTAGTGCGTGAAATTGGGTTGTTGTGCAAATATACACAGTATATTGCAACAAGTAATAAGAAAAAGTATCGATCCCACATTTCTTAAGGGAGTTTTATCTCATTCATTTTACAATTAGATCTAAGCTTATTAGGAAAAAGGTAACCAAACATCATTTTGAGTAACAACAATTAAGTAAAAGAAATGATTAAAAAGGGTTTTGAAATCAAGAGTAAAGAGTAGTTGGAGCTATGATCCATTTAACGGCAATTGATGTTATGTGAGTGATAAGTGTTGTCAAAACTACTGTGAGCAAGTTTAGCTAGCGGTGTATGTCTACAACGTTAGATATAAAATGACGGTTAAGGCGATTCTTATGTCTAGGTTCACACTTAATTCGTTTTAGTTCAAATTAGCAGGCTTCATTCTCACTATGGCCTTAAGGCTTATGTCTAAGTCCATTAAGAAAGAGTTATGTGTCCATAGTCTATCATATTAATCCTCTAGATCCATTCATTGCTAGATGTCTCATAACAACAAACTTGCATTTAAATCTAAGGTGATCAAGCTAAGATAAAAACATATAGAGTTGATTCAAGAGAATTAAAGTAGCATAAACAAACACACATCACTTCACAAGATTAACatcaatatcaattaaactttACATAATTTCAACTATTAGAGATTTAGCTCATATTGAGCTGAGAGTAACCGATACAACCATAGAAGAAGATTCATACAACGTGGTGAAATATAAACTTCCAGACGACGGCGGTGAGACACCGGTTGTCAGATCTCAGAGTTGCGTCTTCTCTTCACTCCAAAGGGAACGGCTGCGCTTGATAGTACTAAGCAATGTGATATGAATTCTTCGACACTAGATGGATACCAAAATTAGGTCAAGAGGCCACTTTTTATAAGCATCATCATTGAGAATTAGGCCTTGTTAATGAGTGGAGAAAGTGCAACCCAATAACCAAAGAATATTCCCCAAGTTGTCAATACAATGATAGTACTGTACTACACTAGAAAATAGCTAGGCTGTCTTTCTTCCACTATGCACCTGCGCGTTCTTCCTTTCAACTCCGACGTGGCTAAGTTTGACTCACGCTTTGACTCCAGTCATCAAATTGTACGGACTCAGGATGTCTTGACTCTGATTATCATTCATTAGCTCTGAGGCGTTCTTCAACTTTACACAGTGGTCTGTCTTGACTTCTTTTGTCAATAGAA
This genomic interval from Trifolium pratense cultivar HEN17-A07 linkage group LG6, ARS_RC_1.1, whole genome shotgun sequence contains the following:
- the LOC123891650 gene encoding uncharacterized protein LOC123891650, which gives rise to MAEIFKFVHVLMIFLSLIVLVSSNKLFCYTTDDCDKNICHSPPFVMNCRLFLCLCENKHNDNLCMQRRKNMNKTLKFIHVLIIIFSLIALVTSYDSSFCFTDDDCKENKCYKGYITKCRLYICICEPTD